In one window of Drosophila innubila isolate TH190305 chromosome 2L unlocalized genomic scaffold, UK_Dinn_1.0 4_B_2L, whole genome shotgun sequence DNA:
- the LOC117781675 gene encoding NF-kappa-B inhibitor cactus, which translates to MWNQTATAATSDNNKEKEAVEDCSCAGGNSVASTISPASVEQQQKSAIESNSKQSKSAAVTTTATTTFGGITNEKSSEQQQQQQQQSSSNAAINKQKEFAEQSETTDSGFISGPQSTQLFSGEISDEYDEPQEHKKHFEQDKENQADQKQQEQQQDKQATVSDSGFITGEVEIEEEEETKASTEDSAANQMRVEHTVALGGEWSVQANLASGGVNNLNKITATANNPPQKNAPQNSNSATTTTKPATNAQLNSSNINIMNAWEQFYQQNDDGDTPLHLACISGYVDVVAALIRMAPHPCLLNIQNDVAQTPLHLAALTAQPTIIRMLLLAGAEPTVRDRHGNTALHLSCIAGEKQCVHALTVKFGASEIHEAHRQYGHRSNDKEVSSLSYARLPADLEIRNYDGERCVHLAAEGGHIDILRILVSHGADINAREGKGGRTPLHIAIECCNEDLANFLLDECEKLNLETATYAGLTAYQVASVLNKSRMQNILKNRGAETLTPPDSDYDSSDIEDLDDTKIYDRFGDPRYFASYSGGNPMTVA; encoded by the exons ATGTGGAACcaaacggcaacagcagcaacaagtgaTAATAACAAGGAAAAGGAAGCAGTGGAAGATTGTAGCTGTGCTGGTGGTAATAGTGTTGCCAGCACCATCAGTCCTGCCAGTGttgagcagcagcaaaaatcaGCGATTGAAAGTAACAGTAAACAATCGAAAtcagcagcagtaacaacaacagcaacaactacattTGGCGGCATAACTAACGAGAAGAGCagcgagcagcaacaacaacaacagcaacaaagtaGCAGCAACGCCGCCATTAATAAGCAAAAAGAATTTGCAGAACAAAGCGAAACAACTGATTCTGGTTTCATCTCTGGCCCGCAATCAACGCAATTATTTAGCGGGGAAATATCCGATGAATACGACGAGCCGCAGGAGCATAAGAAGCATTTCGAACAGGACAAGGAAAATCAAGCGGATcaaaagcaacaagaacaacaacaagacaaacAAGCTACGGTGTCCGATTCGGGATTTATTACAGGAGAGGTTGAGatagaggaggaggaggagactAAAGCTAGCACCGAAGATTCGGCTGCCAACCAAATGCGCGTTGAACACACTGTCGCTTTGGGTGGGGAATGGTCCGTTCAAGCGAATTTAGCCAGCGGCGGCGTCAACAATCTCAATAAAATAACAGCAACTGCCAATAATCCTCCACAAAAAAATGCCCCACAAAACAGCAatagtgcaacaacaacaacaaaaccagcAACAAATGCACAATTAAATAGCAGCAACATTAACATCATGAACGCCTGGGAACAATTCTATCAACAAAACGACGATGGCGACAC TCCATTGCATTTGGCCTGTATATCGGGCTATGTGGATGTTGTAGCTGCACTGATACGTATGGCACCGCATCCATGCCTCTTGAATATCCAGAACGATGTGGCACAGACTCCACTTCATCTAGCTGCACTTACCGCACAACCAACAATTATCCGCATGCTTCTTTTGGCCGGCGCTGAG CCTACTGTGCGTGATCGTCATGGCAATACGGCTCTACATTTGTCCTGTATTGCCGGAGAGAAGCAATGTGTTCATGCCCTTACCGTTAAATTTGGCGCCTCGGAGATTCATGAGGCACATCGTCAATATGGACATCGCTCGAATGATAAGGAAGTCAGTTCATTGAGCTATGCCCGCTTGCCTGCCGATCTGGAGATACGCAACTATGATG gTGAACGCTGTGTACATTTGGCCGCTGAAGGTGGGCACATTGACATTTTGCGCATTTTGGTATCACATGGAGCCGACATTAATGCCCGG gAGGGCAAAGGTGGACGCACACCACTGCATATTGCTATCGAGTGTTGCAACGAGGATTTGGCCAATTTTCTGCTGGATGAATGCGAGAAATTGAACCTGGAAACAGCCACATATGCCGGACTAACGGCATATCAGGTGGCAAGCGTATTGAATAAGTCGCGCATGCAGAACATACTCAAGAATCGGGGCGCTGAGACATTAACGCCGCCCGATAGTGATTATGACAGTAGCGATATTGAAGATCTTGACGATACGAAG ATATACGATCGCTTTGGTGATCCACGTTACTTTGCCAGCTACAGTGGTGGCAATCCGATGACAGTGGCCTAA